From Corvus moneduloides isolate bCorMon1 chromosome 2, bCorMon1.pri, whole genome shotgun sequence, one genomic window encodes:
- the MAP7D2 gene encoding MAP7 domain-containing protein 2 isoform X6, whose amino-acid sequence MAAIDGFLKTDERQRLAKERREEREKYLAAREQQILEKERRAKLQYEKQMEERWRRLEEQRQREEQKRAAVEEKRRQKLKEEEERLEAMMRRSLERSQQLEQKQKRWSWGGALAAGSGGRDGESENTPPPVLGLAANTLPPDPVTSTAPADSFNACDKLSASTMNLPKQMESPISKRLSSSTAAITHSPDRAHRMHLSPMENFIVSRLLTPTQSSLARSRSTLMLSEQYNTPVFHICPRVAPASPLKSPYKPSPTRSTDRKKATSPSAANAMKGAPAAEVTQTEKIKKEKRPATPGSSSGMGSPLRRSDSPASMSRRSASPATPKTVAKTYPQSPKNAKQYPASPVKHRATSNLSQETPKKKADKEKENVSHLKSPGARADDVGQVAPEKHVPSAGKAETSEGKITAGTSDAEEAAKILAEKRRQARLQKEQEERERQEREERERLEREEQKRKAEEERLRLEEAARKKEEERKREEEAARKKAEEEARRRAEEEKMLKEKQEKELQAKLEKQREEAEIKAREAAEQLRLEREQIMQQIEQERLERKKRIDEIMKRTRKSETPEIKKEEPKLEIPSTLNVEKQPKVLVLNKPEINGLATCLKNKSLESAASVIPSQDVVTNGLKSVSGLIQLEAVDGKSNSMEDSADEVQSMDVSPVSKEELISIPEYSPMNELMPGVSLDQNGTSNAKALEDLLDFTGQATYSKMSSDTLSLDDCNKNLIEGFNSPGQENTLNSIC is encoded by the exons CTATTGATGGATTTCTGAAAACTGATGAAAGACAAAGACtggcaaaggaaagaagagaagaaagggagaaatacCTTG CTGCTAGGGAACAGCAGATactggagaaggagagaagagcaAAACTTCAGTATGAAAAGCAAATGGAGGAGCGATGGAGAAGACTGGAGgaacagaggcagagagaggagcagaagagaGCAGCTGTTGAAGAAAAACGGAGACAAAAGCTCAAAGAGGAGGAG GAACGTTTAGAAGCCATGATGCGCCGGTCCCTCGAacgcagccagcagctggaacagAAGCAGAAGCGATGGTCGTGGGGAGGAGCACTGGCTGCAGGCTCAGGAGGCAGAGATG GTGAATCAGAAAATACCCCACCCCCTGTTCTAGGTTTAGCTGCCAACACCCTTCCTCCAGACCCTGTGACCTCTACTGCTCCTGCTGATTCCTTCAATG CGTGTGACAAACTTTCAGCTTCTACAATGAATCTGCCAAAGCAAATGGAGTCGCCAATCAGTAAACGCCTCTCGTCCTCCACAGCGGCCATAACACATTCCCCCGACAGAG CTCACCGCATGCATCTTAGTCCAATGGAAAACTTTATTGTTTCTCGACTGCTGACTCCCACACAGTCATCTTTAGCCAGAAGCAGAAGTACATTAATGCTTTCTGAGCAGTACAATACTCCAG TATTCCATATCTGTCCTCGTGTAGCACCAGCTAGTCCTCTTAAATCTCCCTACAAGCCTTCCCCCACCCGAAGCACCGACAGGAAGAAGGCAACTTCACCCTCCGCTGCCAATGCCATGAAAGGGGCACCTGCAGCTGAAGTTACTCAG ACGGAGAAGATAAAGAAGGAGAAGCGACCTGCAACACCTGGTTCATCATCTGGTATGGGATCTCCTCTAAGAAGGTCTGATTCTCCTGCTTCCATGTCCAGAAGATCTGCATCACCTGCAACACCTAA GACAGTTGCAAAGACTTATCCTCAGTCTCCTAAAAATGCCAAACAATATCCAGCTTCTCCTGTGAAGCATCGTGCCACTTCCAATCTCAGCCAGGAAACACctaaaaagaaagcagacaaggagaaagaaaatgtcagtcACCTGAAATCCCCAGGAGCACGCGCTGATGACGTGGGCCAGGTGGCTCCTGAGAAGCACGTGCCTTCTGCTGGAAAGGCTGAGACCAGTGAAG GGAAGATCACAGCAGGAACAAGTGATGCAGAAGAAGCTGCAAAAATTCTAGCTGAAAAAAGACGACAGGCCCGCCTGCAAAAAGAacaagaggaaagggagagacaggaaagagaagaacGGGAAAG gcttgaaagagaagaacagaaaagaaaggcagaagaagaaagacttcgtctggaagaagcagctcgtaagaaggaggaggaaagaaaacgTGAAGAAGAGGCAGCtagaaaaaaggcagaagaggaagccaggagaagagctgaggaagaaaaaatgctaaaggaaaagcaagaaaaagagctCCAAGCCAAACTTGAGAAACAG agggaagaagcagaaatcaAAGCCCGTGAGGCAGCTGAACAACTTCGTCTTGAAAGGGAACAAATCATGCAGCAAATTGAGCAAGAAAGGCTGGAGCGGAAGAAG AGAATAGATGAAATAATGAAGAGAACAAGGAAGAGTGAAACCCCAGAAATAAAG AAGGAAGAGCCAAAACTGGAGATACCATCAACTTTGAATGTGGAAAAGCAACCAAAGGTCCTTGTTCTCAACAAGCCAG AAATCAACGGATTGGCGACctgcctgaaaaacaaaagcttgGAAAGTGCTGCTTCTGTAATCCCTTCCCAAGATGTAGTAACTAATGGACTGAAGTCAGTTTCAGGACTTATTCAGCTGGAAGCTGTTGATGGGAAATCTAACAGCATGGAAGATTCAGCAGATGAGGTTCAGTCCATGGATGTGAG CCCGGTTTCAAAAGAAGAACTCATCTCCATCCCTGAATATTCACCCATGAATGAACTCATGCCAGGTGTTTCTTTGGACCAAAATGGGACAAGTAATGCCAAGGCTCTTGAAGACCTCTTGGATTTCACAGGCCAAGCTACCTACTCCAAGATGTCCAGTGATACCCTTAGCCTAGATGACTGTAACAAAAACTTGATTGAGGGATTTAACAGCCCAGGACAGGAAAATACACTTAATTCTATCTGTTGA
- the MAP7D2 gene encoding MAP7 domain-containing protein 2 isoform X1, whose product MGFLILTRYFHIFCFNRVILLKSVKLVCASLSMQNCIYKLELLLIQEICTIDGFLKTDERQRLAKERREEREKYLAAREQQILEKERRAKLQYEKQMEERWRRLEEQRQREEQKRAAVEEKRRQKLKEEEERLEAMMRRSLERSQQLEQKQKRWSWGGALAAGSGGRDGESENTPPPVLGLAANTLPPDPVTSTAPADSFNACDKLSASTMNLPKQMESPISKRLSSSTAAITHSPDRAHRMHLSPMENFIVSRLLTPTQSSLARSRSTLMLSEQYNTPVFHICPRVAPASPLKSPYKPSPTRSTDRKKATSPSAANAMKGAPAAEVTQTEKIKKEKRPATPGSSSGMGSPLRRSDSPASMSRRSASPATPKTVAKTYPQSPKNAKQYPASPVKHRATSNLSQETPKKKADKEKENVSHLKSPGARADDVGQVAPEKHVPSAGKAETSEGKITAGTSDAEEAAKILAEKRRQARLQKEQEERERQEREERERLEREEQKRKAEEERLRLEEAARKKEEERKREEEAARKKAEEEARRRAEEEKMLKEKQEKELQAKLEKQREEAEIKAREAAEQLRLEREQIMQQIEQERLERKKRIDEIMKRTRKSETPEIKKEEPKLEIPSTLNVEKQPKVLVLNKPEINGLATCLKNKSLESAASVIPSQDVVTNGLKSVSGLIQLEAVDGKSNSMEDSADEVQSMDVSPVSKEELISIPEYSPMNELMPGVSLDQNGTSNAKALEDLLDFTGQATYSKMSSDTLSLDDCNKNLIEGFNSPGQENTLNSIC is encoded by the exons CTATTGATGGATTTCTGAAAACTGATGAAAGACAAAGACtggcaaaggaaagaagagaagaaagggagaaatacCTTG CTGCTAGGGAACAGCAGATactggagaaggagagaagagcaAAACTTCAGTATGAAAAGCAAATGGAGGAGCGATGGAGAAGACTGGAGgaacagaggcagagagaggagcagaagagaGCAGCTGTTGAAGAAAAACGGAGACAAAAGCTCAAAGAGGAGGAG GAACGTTTAGAAGCCATGATGCGCCGGTCCCTCGAacgcagccagcagctggaacagAAGCAGAAGCGATGGTCGTGGGGAGGAGCACTGGCTGCAGGCTCAGGAGGCAGAGATG GTGAATCAGAAAATACCCCACCCCCTGTTCTAGGTTTAGCTGCCAACACCCTTCCTCCAGACCCTGTGACCTCTACTGCTCCTGCTGATTCCTTCAATG CGTGTGACAAACTTTCAGCTTCTACAATGAATCTGCCAAAGCAAATGGAGTCGCCAATCAGTAAACGCCTCTCGTCCTCCACAGCGGCCATAACACATTCCCCCGACAGAG CTCACCGCATGCATCTTAGTCCAATGGAAAACTTTATTGTTTCTCGACTGCTGACTCCCACACAGTCATCTTTAGCCAGAAGCAGAAGTACATTAATGCTTTCTGAGCAGTACAATACTCCAG TATTCCATATCTGTCCTCGTGTAGCACCAGCTAGTCCTCTTAAATCTCCCTACAAGCCTTCCCCCACCCGAAGCACCGACAGGAAGAAGGCAACTTCACCCTCCGCTGCCAATGCCATGAAAGGGGCACCTGCAGCTGAAGTTACTCAG ACGGAGAAGATAAAGAAGGAGAAGCGACCTGCAACACCTGGTTCATCATCTGGTATGGGATCTCCTCTAAGAAGGTCTGATTCTCCTGCTTCCATGTCCAGAAGATCTGCATCACCTGCAACACCTAA GACAGTTGCAAAGACTTATCCTCAGTCTCCTAAAAATGCCAAACAATATCCAGCTTCTCCTGTGAAGCATCGTGCCACTTCCAATCTCAGCCAGGAAACACctaaaaagaaagcagacaaggagaaagaaaatgtcagtcACCTGAAATCCCCAGGAGCACGCGCTGATGACGTGGGCCAGGTGGCTCCTGAGAAGCACGTGCCTTCTGCTGGAAAGGCTGAGACCAGTGAAG GGAAGATCACAGCAGGAACAAGTGATGCAGAAGAAGCTGCAAAAATTCTAGCTGAAAAAAGACGACAGGCCCGCCTGCAAAAAGAacaagaggaaagggagagacaggaaagagaagaacGGGAAAG gcttgaaagagaagaacagaaaagaaaggcagaagaagaaagacttcgtctggaagaagcagctcgtaagaaggaggaggaaagaaaacgTGAAGAAGAGGCAGCtagaaaaaaggcagaagaggaagccaggagaagagctgaggaagaaaaaatgctaaaggaaaagcaagaaaaagagctCCAAGCCAAACTTGAGAAACAG agggaagaagcagaaatcaAAGCCCGTGAGGCAGCTGAACAACTTCGTCTTGAAAGGGAACAAATCATGCAGCAAATTGAGCAAGAAAGGCTGGAGCGGAAGAAG AGAATAGATGAAATAATGAAGAGAACAAGGAAGAGTGAAACCCCAGAAATAAAG AAGGAAGAGCCAAAACTGGAGATACCATCAACTTTGAATGTGGAAAAGCAACCAAAGGTCCTTGTTCTCAACAAGCCAG AAATCAACGGATTGGCGACctgcctgaaaaacaaaagcttgGAAAGTGCTGCTTCTGTAATCCCTTCCCAAGATGTAGTAACTAATGGACTGAAGTCAGTTTCAGGACTTATTCAGCTGGAAGCTGTTGATGGGAAATCTAACAGCATGGAAGATTCAGCAGATGAGGTTCAGTCCATGGATGTGAG CCCGGTTTCAAAAGAAGAACTCATCTCCATCCCTGAATATTCACCCATGAATGAACTCATGCCAGGTGTTTCTTTGGACCAAAATGGGACAAGTAATGCCAAGGCTCTTGAAGACCTCTTGGATTTCACAGGCCAAGCTACCTACTCCAAGATGTCCAGTGATACCCTTAGCCTAGATGACTGTAACAAAAACTTGATTGAGGGATTTAACAGCCCAGGACAGGAAAATACACTTAATTCTATCTGTTGA